From Glycine soja cultivar W05 chromosome 4, ASM419377v2, whole genome shotgun sequence, the proteins below share one genomic window:
- the LOC114410173 gene encoding uncharacterized protein LOC114410173, which translates to MASSLAIACGGNNNANLGMQKQRCARVLQPPCSVSMGRSTARAGRITAAMPTVKEQETTPMIMMGAMELLGKRERGGAKNDALEGQERLDRWMRESVVEIVKNLKEAPLLVLVFPKSATMATEKRVVVEDWPAVKERWESGETPVPEGLIFVEELDGDTAEGGGGERTTRAWGVVVQGKGVGCGPVCYLLKTCRVGSGPGNGMGICSTHFCLVKVNDFRETVQSQLKNIWLLQNQCQWNNY; encoded by the coding sequence ATGGCGTCGTCTCTGGCCATTGCTTGCGGCGGAAACAACAACGCCAACTTAGGGATGCAGAAGCAGCGGTGCGCTCGGGTTCTCCAGCCGCCGTGCTCCGTCTCGATGGGCCGGTCTACGGCGAGGGCCGGGAGGATCACGGCGGCGATGCCGACGGTGAAGGAGCAAGAGACTACTCCGATGATCATGATGGGGGCAATGGAGCTGCTCGGGAAGCGCGAGCGAGGAGGAGCGAAAAACGACGCCCTCGAGGGACAGGAGAGGCTGGACAGGTGGATGAGAGAGTCGGTGGTGGAGATCGTGAAGAATTTGAAGGAGGCGCCGCTGCTGGTGCTGGTTTTTCCCAAATCGGCGACGATGGCGACGGAGAAgagggtggtggtggaggacTGGCCGGCGGTGAAGGAGCGGTGGGAATCCGGCGAGACGCCGGTTCCGGAGGGATTGATATTCGTGGAGGAGTTGGACGGGGACACGGCGGAGGGCGGTGGCGGAGAGAGGACGACGAGGGCGTGGGGGGTGGTGGTTCAGGGGAAGGGCGTCGGGTGCGGTCCGGTTTGTTATCTTTTAAAGACTTGTCGGGTCGGGTCAGGACCCGGTAATGGGATGGGGATTTGTTCGACCCATTTTTGCTTGGTGAAAGTGAACGACTTCAGGGAAACGGTTCAGTCGCAGCTCAAGAATATTTGGCTTTTGCAGAACCAGTGCCAGTGGAATAACTATTaa